A window of the Desulfobacula toluolica Tol2 genome harbors these coding sequences:
- a CDS encoding 4Fe-4S dicluster domain-containing protein gives MEGLYVPVSCQQCQDAPCLNACPVNAISRNEELNRVEVDYDVCIGCRTCVSVCPFGAMNYNAIDGEVAKCDLCDGDPQCVRFCDVNAIEFVDSGDVSIEKKREAAFRLSTVKKQAALLEEHIA, from the coding sequence ATGGAGGGCCTTTACGTGCCTGTCTCCTGTCAACAATGCCAGGACGCGCCCTGCCTGAACGCCTGCCCTGTCAACGCCATATCCCGCAACGAAGAGCTGAATCGGGTCGAAGTGGATTACGACGTTTGTATCGGCTGCCGGACTTGTGTTTCGGTCTGTCCTTTCGGTGCCATGAACTACAATGCCATCGACGGAGAAGTGGCCAAATGCGATCTTTGTGACGGAGACCCCCAGTGTGTCAGATTCTGTGACGTAAATGCAATTGAATTTGTAGACAGCGGCGATGTCAGCATCGAGAAGAAAAGAGAGGCTGCGTTTCGCCTGTCAACGGTAAAGAAACAGGCAGCGCTTCTTGAAGAACATATTGCTTAA
- a CDS encoding aldehyde ferredoxin oxidoreductase family protein — MALDRKIAYINLTTGDIEVKPIPMEVRKKFLGGRGLDAYLLYNHTKQGCDPLGPDNALIISGGILCATLASATARTHVMAKSPLTGLLGSCNMGGFFAPEMAWAGFHHLVIKGKAEKPSYIYINNGKIEIRDAANIWGKTVTDSQWAIHDDLNDKEVKSLVIGPAGENLVAYANVMTGVKNAGGRSGMGAVMGSKNLKAVACRGTMDVKITHPVEALEYNKKFIEQITGAKVSQTQGTLGTPFIWGATNSWGGVRTENFRYNQLEYADDIEPERIDDIATETMGPYHMAGCFGCQVHCRAQYKIPSGKYKGKYDEGPEYTSQGAFGGEVGCTSAETVLAGNHLVDQFGMDNLETGSMIAWAMECFEEGLLTKEQTDGIDLRFGNDEAVLEMIERICYRKGWLGDVLAKGGIPASKDVGKNSFDYLIQVKGMANLHSDERATPALALNIATGSRGSDHLRSRPAIDLYHLPEEVLRRIYSTPIPYDGPLSSEHTEYIGKPWQVFWQENCYMAVDSLGICKYHTTFLGATLPNFENWPTVLYLNTGIEMTPEEIWEVARRNNMLERMFNLREGLTRNDPEKGDVLNHRYHDEPAKRGAIDVIGRYIIKEKFDVMVDEFYEHKGLDKNGIPKKSTLKELGLENEPSHLV, encoded by the coding sequence ATGGCATTAGACAGAAAGATCGCCTATATCAATCTGACCACCGGCGACATTGAGGTAAAGCCCATACCTATGGAAGTTAGGAAAAAATTTCTGGGCGGCAGAGGCCTTGACGCCTACCTGCTATACAACCATACGAAACAGGGGTGTGATCCTCTTGGACCCGACAACGCGCTGATCATCAGCGGAGGAATTCTGTGTGCCACTTTAGCATCCGCCACCGCCAGAACCCATGTCATGGCAAAATCACCCCTTACCGGACTTCTGGGAAGCTGCAACATGGGTGGTTTTTTTGCACCTGAAATGGCCTGGGCTGGATTCCACCACCTGGTCATAAAAGGCAAAGCGGAAAAACCAAGCTACATTTATATAAATAATGGTAAAATCGAAATCAGGGATGCGGCCAATATCTGGGGAAAAACCGTTACCGACAGCCAGTGGGCCATTCATGATGATTTGAATGACAAAGAAGTGAAAAGTCTTGTCATTGGGCCTGCCGGTGAGAATCTTGTAGCCTATGCCAACGTGATGACCGGTGTCAAAAATGCCGGCGGCAGAAGCGGTATGGGTGCTGTCATGGGATCCAAGAACTTGAAGGCTGTTGCCTGCCGCGGCACCATGGACGTCAAAATCACCCATCCCGTTGAAGCGCTGGAATACAACAAAAAGTTCATCGAGCAGATCACCGGTGCAAAAGTAAGCCAGACCCAGGGCACTTTGGGCACACCCTTTATCTGGGGCGCCACCAATTCCTGGGGCGGTGTCAGGACGGAAAATTTCAGATACAACCAGCTGGAATATGCCGATGACATCGAACCGGAACGCATTGATGATATTGCCACTGAAACCATGGGACCCTATCATATGGCAGGCTGCTTCGGCTGCCAGGTTCACTGCCGGGCCCAGTATAAAATCCCGTCTGGAAAATACAAAGGTAAATACGACGAAGGTCCGGAATACACTTCCCAGGGTGCTTTTGGCGGAGAAGTCGGGTGTACGAGCGCGGAAACAGTTCTGGCGGGCAACCATCTTGTAGATCAGTTCGGTATGGACAACCTTGAAACCGGCAGCATGATTGCATGGGCCATGGAATGTTTTGAAGAAGGCCTTCTTACCAAAGAGCAGACAGACGGCATTGATTTGCGCTTTGGTAACGATGAAGCTGTCCTGGAAATGATCGAGCGTATCTGCTACCGCAAGGGATGGCTGGGCGATGTTCTTGCCAAAGGCGGTATCCCGGCCTCTAAGGATGTGGGAAAAAACTCCTTTGATTATCTCATCCAGGTAAAGGGTATGGCCAACCTGCATTCGGACGAACGTGCCACCCCCGCACTTGCACTCAATATTGCAACAGGATCCAGAGGTTCCGACCATCTGAGAAGCCGGCCGGCCATAGACCTCTACCACCTGCCGGAAGAGGTTCTGCGCAGAATCTACAGCACACCGATTCCCTATGACGGCCCCTTAAGTTCAGAACATACCGAATATATTGGCAAACCCTGGCAGGTCTTTTGGCAGGAAAACTGCTACATGGCCGTGGACAGTCTGGGTATCTGCAAATACCACACCACTTTCCTGGGAGCCACCCTGCCCAATTTCGAAAACTGGCCCACGGTGCTTTACTTGAACACGGGAATTGAGATGACGCCCGAGGAGATCTGGGAAGTCGCAAGAAGAAACAACATGCTCGAACGTATGTTCAACCTTCGGGAGGGGCTGACCCGTAACGACCCGGAAAAAGGTGATGTGCTGAATCATCGCTATCATGACGAACCTGCTAAGAGGGGGGCCATCGACGTCATCGGAAGATATATTATCAAAGAAAAATTCGATGTCATGGTCGATGAATTCTACGAACACAAAGGGCTGGACAAAAACGGTATTCCCAAAAAGAGTACGCTTAAGGAACTTGGCCTTGAAAATGAACCCTCACACCTGGTGTAA
- a CDS encoding aldehyde ferredoxin oxidoreductase N-terminal domain-containing protein has product MTTDRKIALVDLGRSEVETFPISMDLEQRFLGGSGVATYLFCKHAPKMCDPGSADNICIVSAGYLSGTLSAPLGTAVLTSKSAATGLMARACVDGPFAAQMRRAGFEHLVLKGRAENETCLLIQDGCIEFKEIPGLKDNGLSEQRAMLRKENPGIEAQLVCIQKNGDGLFFAADACLDLSKDVEGMEPDKSGVAEVLAAKNVVTLACCGTIELEVKDPEGIIAYEKKHLENIDESLIQNDPEPVIIEGPAGSVNLTEIKQTIEQCLGLPSGTKNCTNSSELNFQIAADRILLNTGLALDEDELKEIAYRCIAMERIYNLGEGITSKQGQPAEDYGENEWTREAVLKKEKVFEPLRIDDLWGRLKS; this is encoded by the coding sequence ATGACGACGGACCGAAAAATTGCACTTGTGGACCTTGGCCGGTCTGAGGTGGAAACGTTTCCGATATCAATGGATCTTGAACAAAGATTCCTTGGCGGCAGTGGTGTTGCCACCTACCTTTTTTGCAAGCATGCGCCAAAAATGTGTGACCCGGGTTCCGCCGATAATATATGCATCGTCAGTGCGGGATATCTGAGCGGTACTTTGAGTGCGCCCCTTGGGACGGCTGTGTTGACAAGCAAATCCGCTGCCACGGGTCTTATGGCCAGGGCGTGCGTAGACGGTCCCTTTGCAGCGCAAATGCGCCGGGCCGGTTTTGAACACCTGGTGTTGAAAGGACGGGCTGAGAATGAAACCTGCCTGCTGATCCAAGACGGCTGCATTGAGTTTAAAGAGATACCCGGTCTAAAGGATAACGGTTTGTCGGAACAGCGTGCAATGCTCCGTAAAGAGAACCCGGGAATTGAGGCACAGTTGGTCTGTATCCAAAAAAATGGAGACGGTCTGTTTTTTGCCGCAGATGCCTGTTTGGACTTATCCAAGGACGTGGAGGGTATGGAACCGGACAAAAGCGGCGTGGCGGAAGTCTTGGCGGCAAAAAACGTCGTGACCCTGGCCTGCTGCGGTACAATAGAATTGGAAGTAAAAGATCCCGAAGGCATTATTGCCTACGAGAAAAAACATCTTGAAAACATTGATGAATCGCTGATCCAGAACGACCCGGAGCCGGTCATCATTGAGGGTCCGGCAGGATCCGTTAACCTGACGGAAATAAAACAGACCATTGAGCAGTGTCTTGGACTGCCGTCAGGAACAAAGAACTGTACCAACAGCAGTGAACTCAACTTTCAAATCGCGGCTGACAGGATTTTGCTCAATACCGGACTTGCTCTGGATGAAGATGAATTAAAAGAGATTGCCTACCGCTGTATCGCCATGGAACGTATCTATAACCTAGGCGAGGGGATTACCTCAAAGCAAGGGCAGCCGGCCGAGGATTACGGGGAAAACGAATGGACCCGGGAGGCTGTGTTAAAAAAAGAAAAGGTGTTTGAGCCGCTTCGGATTGATGATCTGTGGGGTCGGTTAAAATCTTAA
- a CDS encoding 4Fe-4S dicluster domain-containing protein: protein MKILISDPNKCNGCRMCQTACAIVKAGVCNPEKSRIQVMEMDECDRYLPLVCQNCEDAPCIAACPKEAISRIYDPVMRTVIDYNKCVGCRMCLNACSFGTIGFDEERGRPFKCDLCGGDPLCVQFCETGALTLKDPTMIQYDQARVSALKRTGMRR from the coding sequence ATGAAAATACTGATATCAGATCCAAATAAATGCAACGGTTGCAGGATGTGCCAGACTGCCTGTGCAATCGTGAAAGCCGGGGTCTGCAACCCGGAAAAATCCCGTATTCAAGTGATGGAGATGGATGAATGCGACCGGTATCTGCCCCTGGTCTGCCAGAATTGTGAAGACGCACCCTGCATTGCCGCATGTCCCAAAGAGGCCATCAGCAGAATTTATGACCCGGTGATGCGGACCGTCATTGATTACAATAAATGTGTGGGATGCCGGATGTGTCTTAACGCCTGTAGTTTCGGTACCATCGGGTTTGATGAGGAGCGGGGGCGGCCGTTCAAATGTGATCTTTGTGGGGGAGATCCGCTGTGCGTTCAATTTTGCGAGACAGGGGCATTAACATTAAAGGATCCCACCATGATTCAATACGACCAGGCAAGGGTATCCGCGTTAAAACGCACCGGTATGAGGAGATGA
- a CDS encoding 4Fe-4S dicluster domain-containing protein yields the protein MRYFQVNDQCNGCLACVQNCPANALRAEDGGANRVLSHNMARCARCGNCYRICPQGAIEFQFMLENGWDEVKSLELVYCSVCGVPIYTVDYRRTLSEKLGKPSEPVCSKHRDEVARAAKAHFLKGRSPDKGGVVI from the coding sequence ATGCGCTATTTTCAAGTAAACGATCAGTGTAACGGGTGCCTGGCTTGTGTCCAGAACTGCCCGGCAAATGCATTGCGCGCGGAAGATGGAGGTGCAAACCGCGTACTTTCCCATAATATGGCACGCTGTGCGCGCTGCGGCAACTGCTATCGTATCTGTCCCCAGGGAGCCATAGAATTTCAATTTATGCTCGAGAACGGCTGGGATGAGGTAAAATCCCTTGAACTTGTCTACTGCAGCGTTTGTGGCGTTCCAATATATACAGTGGATTACAGGCGGACATTATCTGAGAAACTGGGCAAGCCGAGTGAACCGGTTTGTTCCAAACATCGGGATGAGGTGGCCCGGGCTGCAAAGGCCCATTTTCTGAAAGGGCGGTCCCCGGACAAGGGAGGTGTAGTAATATGA
- a CDS encoding methylenetetrahydrofolate reductase C-terminal domain-containing protein — protein MIVGNLKPLEEITASIEDYKNIFVLGCGGCVSVCLTGGDRQAHELATDLDHIRHYKNGKPKFCVHTVERQCEPDWLKEYLTIPENTDAVLSLACGAGVQTMASVFESLPVIPAINTTFMGSNVEPGVWQEMCQGCGDCMLGHTGGICPISRCAKTLFNGPCGGSSNGSCEVNKDTPCAWAMIYYKLKATDQLHYLMKVREPKNWQPAGSAGPRKLVRPFNKPL, from the coding sequence ATGATCGTCGGCAATCTTAAACCATTGGAAGAAATTACCGCAAGCATAGAGGATTATAAAAATATTTTTGTCCTGGGCTGCGGCGGGTGCGTTTCCGTCTGCCTTACCGGAGGAGACAGACAGGCCCACGAGTTGGCAACGGATCTGGATCATATCCGGCATTACAAAAACGGTAAACCCAAATTTTGTGTGCATACTGTTGAGCGTCAATGTGAACCGGACTGGCTGAAGGAGTATCTGACAATTCCCGAAAATACGGATGCAGTGCTGTCTCTGGCCTGCGGGGCAGGTGTGCAGACAATGGCGTCAGTGTTCGAGTCCCTGCCCGTTATCCCGGCCATTAATACAACGTTCATGGGTTCTAATGTGGAGCCGGGTGTCTGGCAGGAGATGTGTCAGGGCTGCGGGGACTGTATGCTGGGTCATACAGGAGGGATATGTCCCATCTCCAGGTGTGCGAAAACCCTTTTTAACGGACCCTGCGGCGGTTCCAGCAATGGAAGCTGCGAGGTTAATAAAGATACACCCTGTGCCTGGGCCATGATTTACTACAAGCTTAAAGCGACCGATCAGCTCCATTACCTGATGAAAGTCAGGGAGCCGAAAAACTGGCAGCCTGCCGGAAGCGCTGGGCCGAGAAAACTGGTGCGGCCTTTTAATAAACCGCTTTAA
- a CDS encoding ethanolamine ammonia-lyase reactivating factor EutA: MEINEIELLSVGVDVGSSTSHLAFSSLLLKRDETSPTRRFHVVDRKVVYEGEIIDTPLEDRDTIDVERLTRFFKEEYSRAGIHQDDVKTGAVIITGETAKKQNAEAIAAALSSDAGKFVAATAGPNFESLIAAMGSGAADRSKQTGKTILSCDIGGGTSNMAISCNGQVVSTSSIAVGGRLLAVDAQKKILRTSYAAKKVMTHLGVHYDVGDVIPEKWLEKITSVLAQTLVEVMNGSAVSVLAKDLMVTDDLDFSRKIDEYTFSGGVSELLYGCNGYQHNDIGSYLAAEIKTLFPKLSGPVIELENKIRATVIGAGAHTLSISGSSGFMDDQLKFPMWNVPVLRVDVEQDKLSHAHIKSEIERSLKRFDLSEGAETVAFYFKGLTHNSYQKLVMFGKAIESALANSIGKNIPIILIFRADIACGVGNVIRRETGLKTNLLTLDELDLKDGDWIDIGEPLVDKQVFPVTVKSLIFHDTRKV, translated from the coding sequence ATGGAAATTAATGAGATAGAACTGCTCAGTGTCGGGGTTGATGTGGGATCTTCCACAAGCCATCTGGCTTTTTCAAGCCTGCTGCTTAAAAGAGACGAAACATCCCCCACCCGGCGGTTTCATGTTGTTGACCGCAAGGTCGTTTATGAGGGAGAAATTATCGATACCCCATTAGAGGATCGGGATACCATAGATGTTGAGCGGTTGACCCGGTTTTTTAAAGAGGAATACAGCCGTGCGGGAATCCATCAGGATGATGTCAAAACCGGGGCTGTGATCATCACCGGGGAAACAGCCAAAAAGCAGAACGCGGAAGCGATTGCTGCCGCCTTGTCCAGCGATGCAGGTAAATTTGTCGCCGCAACTGCGGGGCCCAATTTTGAGAGCCTGATTGCGGCGATGGGTTCAGGTGCTGCCGACCGCTCGAAGCAAACCGGTAAAACTATACTTTCCTGTGATATTGGCGGCGGAACATCCAATATGGCCATCTCCTGCAACGGGCAGGTCGTATCCACCAGCAGTATTGCTGTGGGCGGCCGTCTGTTAGCAGTGGATGCCCAAAAAAAGATCCTGCGGACCAGTTATGCTGCCAAAAAGGTGATGACCCATCTGGGGGTACACTATGATGTGGGAGATGTGATCCCTGAAAAATGGCTTGAAAAAATTACTTCCGTACTGGCCCAAACTCTCGTAGAGGTCATGAATGGGTCTGCTGTTTCAGTTCTTGCCAAAGATCTGATGGTGACCGACGACCTGGACTTTTCAAGAAAAATCGATGAATATACCTTTTCAGGCGGTGTCTCTGAATTGCTGTACGGCTGCAATGGGTATCAGCATAACGATATCGGTTCATACCTTGCCGCTGAAATTAAGACGCTGTTCCCAAAGCTTTCCGGACCGGTCATTGAACTTGAAAACAAGATAAGGGCGACGGTTATAGGTGCCGGTGCCCATACATTATCCATATCGGGTTCCTCGGGATTCATGGATGACCAGCTTAAGTTTCCCATGTGGAACGTGCCGGTGCTAAGGGTTGACGTGGAACAGGACAAATTAAGCCATGCCCATATCAAATCTGAAATTGAAAGGTCTTTGAAGCGGTTTGATCTGTCCGAGGGGGCCGAGACCGTGGCGTTCTACTTTAAGGGTCTCACCCACAATTCCTACCAGAAGCTGGTAATGTTTGGTAAAGCCATTGAGTCGGCACTGGCAAATTCAATCGGTAAAAACATTCCCATTATTCTCATTTTTCGGGCTGATATTGCCTGTGGTGTGGGAAATGTCATCCGCCGGGAAACAGGCCTTAAAACTAACCTGCTCACCCTGGATGAACTGGATCTTAAGGATGGTGACTGGATCGACATCGGCGAACCGCTGGTGGACAAACAGGTGTTCCCGGTGACCGTCAAGTCACTGATTTTCCATGACACCCGGAAAGTATGA
- a CDS encoding methylenetetrahydrofolate reductase produces the protein MSELKSGSNLEKVLNAGHFAFTGECGPPKGANVDHLNEKLSHLVGYVDAVNMTDNQTAVVRMSSIAGSVLMMEKGLEPNFQMVCRDRNRLAMMSDILGAYAMGIRNMLCLSGDHTSFGNHPEAKGVHDIDSMQLIAMVKKMRDEGKFLNGEDIDVPPKLFIGAAANPFADPYEYRVFRLANKIKAGVDFVQTQCIFNMEKFRDFMKQAVDMGLHEKCYILAGVTPMKSAPMANFMSKFVPGMDIPEHLIKRLRGVPKKDQPEEGIKFALEQIEEFKEMEGVAGVHLMAIEWEHRVPEIAERANVLPRPVVE, from the coding sequence ATGAGTGAGCTTAAATCAGGCAGTAATTTGGAAAAGGTTCTAAATGCGGGCCATTTCGCTTTCACCGGAGAATGCGGTCCCCCAAAAGGTGCCAATGTCGACCATTTAAATGAAAAATTAAGTCACCTTGTGGGGTATGTGGATGCCGTCAACATGACGGACAACCAGACAGCCGTGGTCCGCATGTCTTCCATTGCCGGCTCTGTTTTGATGATGGAAAAGGGGCTTGAACCCAATTTTCAGATGGTCTGCCGGGACAGGAACCGCCTGGCCATGATGAGTGATATTCTAGGCGCTTATGCCATGGGTATCCGGAATATGCTGTGTCTTTCCGGCGACCACACAAGTTTCGGGAATCATCCCGAGGCAAAAGGTGTCCATGATATTGATTCCATGCAGCTGATTGCCATGGTGAAGAAAATGCGGGACGAGGGCAAATTTTTAAATGGCGAGGATATTGACGTACCGCCGAAACTGTTTATCGGGGCCGCTGCCAACCCGTTTGCGGATCCTTATGAATACCGGGTGTTCAGGCTTGCCAATAAAATAAAAGCAGGTGTGGATTTTGTCCAGACACAATGCATTTTCAATATGGAAAAATTCCGTGATTTCATGAAACAGGCCGTGGATATGGGGCTTCATGAAAAGTGCTATATCCTGGCTGGTGTCACACCCATGAAAAGTGCTCCTATGGCCAATTTCATGTCCAAGTTTGTTCCGGGTATGGATATCCCCGAACATTTGATCAAACGCCTCAGGGGCGTGCCCAAAAAAGACCAGCCAGAGGAAGGTATCAAGTTTGCGCTGGAACAGATCGAAGAATTCAAAGAGATGGAAGGTGTGGCAGGTGTCCATCTGATGGCCATTGAATGGGAACACAGGGTGCCTGAAATTGCAGAAAGGGCAAATGTACTGCCCCGACCGGTTGTTGAATAG
- a CDS encoding DnaJ domain-containing protein: MDSQGYYETLKVSRNATDEQIKKAYRKLARQFHPDVNSDEGAETRFKLIGEAYEVLRDEGKRRIYDMTGFKRFGTWAASRSDGQNGMHQCSGGMNGGKCSAFETLFRRRSGVRKNRTGTGHNEFLKADGQATS; the protein is encoded by the coding sequence ATGGACTCGCAAGGTTATTACGAAACCCTGAAGGTCAGCCGCAATGCAACGGATGAACAGATAAAAAAGGCTTACCGGAAACTGGCCAGGCAGTTTCATCCCGATGTAAACAGTGATGAGGGGGCTGAAACCCGGTTCAAATTAATCGGGGAAGCATATGAGGTTTTAAGAGATGAGGGGAAACGGCGGATCTATGACATGACCGGATTTAAACGGTTCGGCACTTGGGCCGCTTCCAGGTCTGACGGTCAAAACGGAATGCATCAATGTTCCGGTGGTATGAACGGCGGCAAATGCAGTGCTTTTGAAACGCTTTTCAGAAGACGGTCCGGGGTCAGGAAAAATCGGACTGGAACCGGTCACAATGAATTTCTAAAGGCTGACGGACAGGCGACATCTTAA
- a CDS encoding radical SAM protein, with protein sequence MNSKKKFVIITGYFKGESYGLLGPQMAATVISDNSEYEALVVGVTNEDDKTDLITALENHFSGTRMVIGFSTLGGRPDLFDLAGELKDKGAVTILAGPQANVDFKGEVGHDRFDHRFKGMSDRFTFAIQGPVQQILPILESGLDSDISEFDGVLSRNKDGQIKENRPAPWEDQWLSKVDWTNIYRLKGTSFARMPITCGQVLQQIGCPHAAKERKIQIDYPADLANETGPKHVTIAQKGCSFCDVAQDKGFMGAVGEEAVKSQMACLPEQADGSRVAFELINESPLPKLDRVMELACECSLELSQINLTLRADYFLKGQENLKNTLEKAQKKNIRILLASIGFESFDDTILKNMNKGVTRQMNLDTIKTIRDLKPKFPCHFGYLKEEGANHGFIHPTPWDTPDISKEVNLTIDMYQLAMDILPPHSTPLIIHHASGLADWIRQIEQQENIQFERVGTTIAWWQHKRLV encoded by the coding sequence ATGAATTCAAAAAAGAAATTTGTTATCATCACGGGATACTTTAAAGGAGAGTCCTACGGTCTTTTAGGTCCACAGATGGCAGCCACCGTTATATCTGATAACAGTGAGTATGAGGCGCTTGTCGTAGGAGTGACCAATGAAGATGACAAAACAGATCTGATCACGGCACTGGAAAATCATTTTAGCGGAACCCGGATGGTCATTGGGTTTTCAACCCTTGGCGGAAGACCGGATCTGTTTGATCTGGCAGGAGAGCTTAAAGATAAGGGTGCGGTCACTATTCTGGCCGGGCCACAGGCCAATGTCGATTTTAAAGGGGAAGTGGGTCACGACCGGTTTGACCATCGCTTTAAGGGAATGTCGGACCGATTTACCTTTGCCATACAGGGACCTGTCCAGCAGATCCTGCCCATCCTGGAGAGCGGTCTCGATAGTGATATTTCAGAATTTGATGGTGTCCTGTCCAGGAATAAAGATGGGCAGATAAAGGAGAATCGTCCTGCCCCATGGGAGGATCAATGGCTGTCCAAGGTTGACTGGACCAATATTTACCGGTTAAAGGGAACATCCTTTGCCCGGATGCCGATTACCTGCGGCCAGGTACTCCAGCAGATCGGATGCCCCCATGCTGCAAAAGAAAGAAAAATACAGATTGATTATCCAGCCGATCTTGCCAATGAGACAGGGCCGAAACATGTGACCATCGCCCAGAAGGGGTGCAGCTTCTGTGATGTGGCCCAGGACAAAGGATTTATGGGGGCGGTGGGTGAAGAAGCTGTTAAATCCCAGATGGCATGTTTGCCCGAACAGGCCGACGGCAGCAGGGTCGCATTTGAACTGATCAATGAAAGCCCTTTGCCCAAACTTGATCGTGTCATGGAACTTGCCTGTGAGTGCAGCCTGGAGCTGTCCCAGATTAATTTGACCCTGCGGGCGGATTATTTTCTGAAGGGACAGGAAAATCTGAAGAACACCCTTGAAAAAGCCCAAAAGAAAAACATCCGGATACTGCTGGCCTCCATCGGATTTGAATCTTTTGACGATACCATTTTGAAAAATATGAACAAAGGTGTAACCCGTCAAATGAACCTGGATACCATTAAAACGATCCGGGATTTGAAGCCAAAGTTCCCCTGTCATTTTGGATATCTTAAAGAGGAGGGGGCCAATCACGGATTTATTCACCCAACCCCTTGGGACACACCGGATATCTCCAAGGAAGTTAACCTTACCATTGACATGTACCAGCTGGCCATGGATATTCTTCCCCCTCACAGCACACCGCTGATTATCCACCATGCCTCCGGTCTTGCCGACTGGATACGTCAGATCGAACAACAGGAAAACATTCAGTTTGAAAGGGTCGGCACCACCATCGCCTGGTGGCAACATAAACGTTTGGTGTGA
- a CDS encoding helix-turn-helix domain-containing protein has protein sequence MVGLVIKKGYNLIKAWRVHLGMTQKQVAGKAGITQAALSQMERTEQENKTSTLEKLALAMGLSVEQLRD, from the coding sequence GTGGTGGGCCTTGTTATCAAAAAGGGATACAACCTGATCAAAGCCTGGCGGGTTCACTTAGGGATGACCCAGAAACAGGTGGCAGGGAAAGCCGGGATCACACAGGCGGCATTGTCCCAGATGGAAAGAACCGAGCAGGAAAACAAAACTTCAACCCTTGAAAAACTGGCTTTGGCCATGGGGCTTTCCGTTGAACAGCTTAGAGACTAA